The following proteins are co-located in the Dyadobacter chenwenxiniae genome:
- a CDS encoding endonuclease/exonuclease/phosphatase family protein gives MLSFKYALEIFGGIIVLFSIIPLIRHDFWAFRVFEYPRLQKLLLNLLILILYVSLFPISGTFETIFTAVVSANVFYLVYQIFPFTFFARKALLKASAQDQENQIRIISSNVFQDNRNTAGCLAMLEKHDPDLILLLETDQYWNEGTKKLQEKYPYQVLVPLENTYGMLLYSKLELVDPEVRYLVDNEIPSIKAQVKLSSGKMVQLYCVHPTPPVPGENMYSTERDKELLLVAKEVKGKNMPTIVVGDLNDVAWSYTTNLFTKISGLLDPRKGRGFFNTFHAKYPFLRFPLDHVFCSTDFKLISLKRLENFNSDHFPILIGLQYEKQADLEQEEPEADEEEKELAEEKINKATD, from the coding sequence ATGCTGTCTTTTAAATACGCACTGGAAATTTTCGGCGGGATCATTGTCCTATTTTCCATCATTCCACTCATCCGCCATGACTTTTGGGCGTTTCGGGTTTTCGAATATCCCAGGCTTCAAAAGCTGCTTTTAAACCTGCTCATCCTAATCCTGTATGTGTCTCTGTTTCCGATCAGTGGCACATTTGAGACGATTTTTACGGCGGTTGTTTCTGCCAATGTCTTTTACCTGGTTTACCAGATTTTCCCCTTCACTTTTTTTGCAAGGAAGGCGCTTTTGAAAGCATCGGCCCAGGATCAGGAAAACCAGATCAGGATCATTTCCTCCAATGTTTTTCAGGATAACAGGAATACCGCAGGATGTTTGGCAATGCTTGAAAAACATGATCCTGACTTAATTTTGCTCCTGGAAACAGATCAATATTGGAATGAAGGAACCAAGAAATTACAGGAAAAATATCCTTATCAGGTTCTTGTCCCATTGGAAAATACGTACGGAATGCTGCTGTATTCCAAACTGGAACTGGTAGACCCCGAAGTTAGGTATCTGGTTGATAATGAGATACCTTCCATCAAAGCACAGGTAAAACTCTCTTCGGGGAAAATGGTTCAGCTTTACTGCGTACACCCTACTCCGCCAGTTCCGGGTGAGAATATGTATTCTACTGAGCGGGATAAAGAATTATTACTGGTCGCCAAAGAAGTAAAAGGCAAAAATATGCCAACCATCGTTGTAGGGGACCTTAATGATGTCGCATGGTCTTATACAACCAATTTATTTACCAAAATCAGCGGCTTGCTGGACCCTCGTAAAGGGCGTGGTTTTTTCAATACATTCCACGCCAAATATCCCTTCCTAAGATTCCCTCTGGACCACGTTTTCTGCTCAACTGATTTCAAGTTAATAAGCCTGAAAAGACTTGAAAACTTTAATTCCGACCACTTTCCTATCCTGATCGGACTTCAGTACGAGAAGCAAGCGGATTTGGAACAGGAAGAACCCGAGGCCGATGAGGAAGAAAAAGAGCTTGCCGAAGAAAAGATTAATAAAGCCACAGATTAG
- a CDS encoding MlaE family ABC transporter permease, which translates to MSANQKEKVYTKGLDSALLAVYNGYMFFLRFFREAFRGRMEFQELVKQCYAIGNKSLLLIGLTGFITGMVFTKQSRPSLAEFGAVSWLPSLVAIAIVRALAALVTALISAGKIGSSIGAELGSMRVTEQIDAMEVSAVNPFKFLVVTRVLASTITIPILMFYCTAVALMGAFLNVTMNEGTTFRAFFENAFEQITFLDVGTSLAKAIAYGFTIGIVGCYQGYNASKGTEGVGKAANSAVVISMFLIFIEEVIIVQVSNYFRI; encoded by the coding sequence ATGAGCGCCAATCAAAAGGAAAAAGTTTATACAAAAGGCCTGGATTCGGCTTTACTGGCAGTTTACAACGGTTACATGTTTTTCCTGCGCTTTTTCCGGGAAGCCTTCCGGGGCAGAATGGAATTTCAGGAACTGGTCAAACAATGTTATGCCATTGGTAACAAATCTTTACTGCTGATCGGACTTACGGGGTTCATCACCGGAATGGTTTTCACCAAGCAGTCCCGCCCTTCTCTGGCCGAATTTGGAGCGGTTTCCTGGCTTCCGTCATTGGTGGCCATCGCGATCGTCCGGGCACTTGCCGCATTGGTTACGGCTTTGATCAGTGCCGGGAAAATCGGTTCCAGCATTGGAGCGGAATTGGGTTCCATGCGCGTTACGGAGCAAATCGACGCTATGGAAGTTTCGGCTGTTAATCCGTTCAAATTTTTGGTTGTAACCCGCGTGCTCGCTTCTACGATCACCATTCCGATCCTGATGTTCTATTGCACAGCCGTAGCGCTTATGGGTGCGTTTTTGAATGTAACAATGAATGAGGGCACGACTTTCAGGGCGTTTTTCGAAAACGCTTTTGAACAAATCACCTTTCTGGATGTGGGAACTTCGCTTGCCAAAGCCATTGCATACGGATTTACGATAGGGATTGTGGGCTGTTACCAGGGTTATAATGCTAGCAAAGGAACGGAAGGCGTAGGGAAGGCTGCCAATTCGGCGGTCGTTATTTCCATGTTCCTGATCTTCATCGAGGAGGTTATTATTGTTCAGGTATCGAATTATTTCAGAATATAA
- a CDS encoding glycoside hydrolase family 43 protein yields MKTSILSFALLLCSLCLSAQTIQKTSGNPVFPGWYADPEGIIFNKRFYIYPTFSAPYNQQVFLDAFSSEDLITWKKHPAILDTAAIKWAKRAVWAPSIIEKDKKYYLFFGANDIQNDQEKGGIGVAVSDKPEGPFKDHLGKPLIDKFHNGAQPIDQFVFKDKDGQHYLFYGGWKHCNVAKLNQDFTGFIPFEDGTIFREITPENYVEGPFMFIRNGKYYFMWSEGGWTGPDYSVAYAIADSPFGPFKRVGKILQQDPKVARGAGHHSVIQIPGTEQYYIVYHRRPLTETDGNHRETCIDIMTFNDKGEINPVKITKEGVGPVTLK; encoded by the coding sequence ATGAAAACATCGATTTTATCTTTTGCGCTGCTGCTTTGCAGCCTGTGCCTATCCGCTCAAACCATTCAGAAAACTTCGGGCAACCCTGTCTTTCCAGGCTGGTATGCAGATCCGGAAGGCATCATTTTCAATAAGCGGTTCTACATTTATCCTACATTCTCAGCCCCTTACAATCAGCAGGTTTTTTTGGATGCATTTTCTTCGGAGGATTTGATCACTTGGAAAAAACATCCGGCCATTCTCGACACAGCTGCAATAAAATGGGCAAAGCGCGCAGTCTGGGCTCCTTCGATCATCGAGAAAGACAAAAAATATTATCTCTTTTTCGGTGCGAACGACATTCAGAACGATCAGGAAAAAGGTGGCATTGGTGTTGCGGTGTCTGATAAGCCCGAAGGTCCTTTTAAAGATCATTTGGGAAAACCACTGATTGACAAATTCCACAACGGCGCGCAGCCCATCGACCAGTTTGTCTTCAAAGACAAGGACGGTCAGCATTACCTGTTTTATGGAGGCTGGAAACATTGCAATGTGGCCAAACTCAATCAAGATTTTACGGGCTTCATTCCTTTCGAAGATGGCACAATATTCCGCGAAATAACTCCTGAAAATTACGTGGAAGGCCCTTTTATGTTTATTCGCAACGGTAAATATTATTTCATGTGGTCCGAAGGCGGCTGGACGGGACCTGATTATTCCGTGGCCTATGCCATCGCCGATTCTCCCTTTGGGCCATTCAAACGGGTCGGAAAAATCTTACAACAAGACCCAAAAGTGGCACGGGGAGCAGGACATCATTCTGTTATTCAAATTCCCGGAACAGAGCAATATTACATCGTTTATCACAGACGTCCTTTAACTGAAACCGATGGCAACCACCGCGAAACATGCATTGACATTATGACCTTTAACGATAAAGGCGAGATTAACCCGGTCAAAATCACCAAAGAGGGTGTTGGTCCGGTCACCTTAAAGTGA
- a CDS encoding sialate O-acetylesterase, which translates to MNFKFILQRLLSPLSFCKFQCFFLFGITLSANIALSQRIAPVYFNKLPQDLQLYPRNAQNEATVPVSGVVETDGYNYISVQILRNNALHEYLRSEVKYAKGLGSFSTEAKIKAELANYHFKIYLCKGTDSTLITERRNVVAGDVYVVSGQSNSTGFFTEKDTSNFCRTFGKITANLNTAAYDPADTLWAFSNQHPSNNGVGTMGLEIQKQLIQHSNVPNCLINAGFHWSSAAAHAQRTESNPADLNNGYGRMLYRLQKGGLASSVKAYIFRQGESEAYHEGGNWSGNFDVLRKNLKQDLANLAKIYVFQIDVIYYPSPVGAEVRDYQRKLPDIYPDLRSLATVGTTEFDGLHYGKEGNRQSGLELSRLIARDFYALKDTVNIDSPNIKKIFYKTPEKKQVILVFDEGQELVYPDPYKPNGQVTLDMKDFFYFNGESGSVASARAEGNRIILELKAPQQALTMDLMPMYTPEDGPYYPLNGPFIKNKLGMRAFTFFKVPIGESLNVPELAAELESNGNVQLTWKAVPGVSKYVLERKLEGETEYKSIAQPGSATLSYTDKNVAQSGKASFRLKGVSKLSESADYGYAEIETAIITGVEKDQDVMFTVFPNPVQKGQLVTVQMKKPVNGTLSLLNANGQSLSGEPVPQGAVAYIRVPENSAGYYFIKLKAGDQIWLKKVLVR; encoded by the coding sequence GTGAATTTCAAATTTATACTTCAAAGATTATTAAGCCCGTTAAGTTTTTGTAAATTCCAGTGCTTCTTTCTTTTTGGAATAACCTTATCGGCCAACATTGCACTCAGCCAACGCATTGCTCCCGTTTATTTTAACAAGCTACCCCAAGATTTACAGCTTTATCCCCGTAACGCACAAAACGAGGCAACAGTCCCTGTTTCCGGCGTCGTTGAAACAGACGGTTATAATTATATCTCCGTCCAGATTTTAAGGAACAATGCGCTGCATGAATACCTGCGTTCCGAAGTTAAATATGCTAAGGGCCTTGGATCATTCTCTACTGAGGCAAAAATCAAGGCTGAGCTAGCCAATTACCATTTCAAGATATATCTCTGCAAAGGCACAGATTCTACATTAATCACTGAACGCAGGAATGTAGTCGCCGGAGACGTTTACGTGGTTTCAGGGCAATCCAATTCGACAGGATTTTTTACAGAGAAGGACACCAGCAACTTTTGCCGCACTTTTGGAAAGATAACTGCTAACCTCAATACAGCTGCCTATGATCCCGCAGACACATTATGGGCATTTTCCAATCAGCATCCTTCTAACAATGGCGTAGGAACAATGGGATTGGAAATCCAGAAACAGCTCATTCAGCATTCCAATGTGCCTAATTGCCTTATTAACGCCGGTTTTCACTGGTCATCAGCTGCTGCACACGCGCAAAGGACCGAGAGCAACCCGGCCGATTTGAATAATGGCTATGGCCGGATGCTTTACCGCCTTCAAAAAGGCGGGCTGGCAAGCTCGGTGAAAGCTTACATTTTCCGTCAGGGTGAAAGTGAGGCTTATCATGAAGGCGGAAACTGGTCAGGGAATTTTGACGTGCTGCGAAAAAACCTCAAACAGGACCTGGCAAATCTGGCTAAAATATATGTTTTTCAGATCGATGTCATCTACTATCCTTCCCCGGTGGGTGCCGAAGTAAGGGATTACCAGCGCAAGCTTCCCGACATTTACCCGGACCTCCGCTCACTTGCGACGGTAGGAACCACAGAATTTGACGGATTGCATTACGGAAAAGAGGGAAACAGGCAAAGTGGCCTGGAATTATCGCGGCTTATCGCCCGGGATTTTTACGCCTTAAAAGACACCGTCAATATCGACTCGCCCAATATCAAGAAGATTTTTTATAAAACACCTGAAAAAAAGCAAGTTATCCTTGTTTTCGACGAAGGCCAGGAGCTGGTTTACCCAGACCCTTACAAGCCTAATGGTCAAGTTACGCTGGATATGAAGGACTTTTTCTATTTTAATGGTGAATCCGGGTCTGTTGCCTCGGCCAGGGCGGAAGGCAACCGCATCATCCTCGAATTGAAAGCTCCTCAGCAGGCATTGACAATGGATCTCATGCCTATGTACACGCCGGAGGATGGTCCCTATTACCCGCTGAATGGCCCATTTATCAAAAATAAGCTGGGTATGCGCGCTTTCACATTCTTTAAAGTTCCGATCGGCGAAAGCCTGAATGTTCCCGAGCTTGCGGCTGAGTTGGAATCCAACGGCAATGTGCAACTGACCTGGAAAGCGGTGCCCGGCGTTTCAAAATATGTGCTGGAAAGAAAACTTGAAGGCGAAACCGAATACAAAAGCATCGCACAACCTGGTAGCGCCACATTGTCCTACACCGACAAAAATGTCGCGCAATCCGGGAAAGCATCTTTCAGATTGAAGGGCGTTAGTAAGCTTTCTGAATCAGCGGATTACGGTTACGCAGAAATTGAAACAGCCATTATTACCGGCGTTGAAAAAGATCAGGATGTGATGTTTACCGTCTTTCCTAATCCCGTTCAGAAAGGGCAGCTGGTGACGGTTCAGATGAAAAAGCCTGTGAATGGGACACTTTCGCTGTTAAATGCGAATGGTCAGTCGCTCAGTGGTGAGCCTGTGCCGCAGGGCGCTGTTGCTTACATTCGTGTTCCCGAAAATTCAGCAGGTTATTATTTCATAAAATTGAAGGCAGGAGATCAAATTTGGTTGAAAAAAGTGCTCGTCCGCTAG
- a CDS encoding EcsC family protein, translating into MLYQTYEEKITPELHKWQQKMQKRPNLVDRTSKAVQDKINNIIPDKVHEVITATIKQMTRAVLTGAEFTTSLPAPKNSLEEIEREVTRRIEFYKKAGAAEGGITGAGGFLLALAEFPILIGIKMKLLFEISALYGHSAEDYRERLFILHVFQLTFSSQKQRQKVFEQIIQWQEKSKELPSDIHQFDWKTFQQEYRDYIDLAKMAQLIPGIGAAVGVIVNYRLLNQLGKTAMNAYRMRWFEERTLQSARRQEQLPSAAQNQ; encoded by the coding sequence ATGCTTTACCAGACATATGAGGAAAAAATAACGCCTGAATTGCATAAATGGCAGCAAAAGATGCAGAAGCGGCCAAATCTGGTAGACAGGACATCCAAAGCGGTTCAGGATAAAATCAATAATATTATTCCGGACAAGGTTCACGAAGTCATTACCGCTACAATTAAGCAAATGACGCGGGCCGTATTGACAGGCGCTGAATTTACAACATCGCTCCCAGCCCCTAAGAATTCTCTAGAAGAGATTGAAAGAGAAGTCACCAGGCGCATTGAATTTTACAAAAAAGCAGGTGCCGCAGAAGGAGGCATAACGGGTGCCGGCGGATTTTTACTTGCACTGGCAGAGTTTCCAATACTGATCGGCATTAAAATGAAGCTGCTCTTTGAAATCTCTGCCCTATACGGACATTCAGCCGAAGATTACCGGGAGCGACTTTTTATACTCCACGTTTTTCAACTCACATTTTCCAGCCAGAAACAGCGTCAGAAAGTGTTCGAGCAAATTATTCAGTGGCAGGAAAAAAGCAAGGAGCTCCCGAGCGACATTCACCAGTTTGACTGGAAAACCTTCCAGCAGGAATACAGGGATTACATTGACCTTGCAAAAATGGCGCAACTTATCCCGGGTATAGGAGCGGCCGTAGGGGTCATCGTAAACTACAGGCTGCTGAATCAGCTTGGTAAAACCGCGATGAACGCTTACCGCATGCGCTGGTTCGAAGAACGTACATTGCAGTCGGCAAGAAGACAGGAACAACTGCCGTCAGCGGCTCAAAATCAATAA
- a CDS encoding ABC transporter ATP-binding protein, with the protein MAEINQKEEPVIEIKDLYKSFGDLHVLQGVNLTVDKGENVVVLGRSGTGKSVLIKIIAGLLRQDSGMCHVLGQEVSELNQKELTDIRLKIGFSFQNSALYDSMTVRENLEFPLVRHVKDLSRAEINEQVEYVLDAVGLLQTINQVPSELSGGQRKRIGIARTLILKPEIMLYDEPTAGLDPITCLEINQLINEVKEKYHTSSIIITHDLTCARETGDRIAMLLDGKFLKQGTFEEVFDTDEERIKSFYDYNFIQ; encoded by the coding sequence ATGGCAGAAATCAACCAAAAAGAGGAGCCAGTCATTGAGATCAAAGATCTTTACAAGTCATTTGGTGATCTGCATGTGCTTCAGGGCGTGAATCTGACGGTGGATAAAGGAGAAAATGTAGTGGTGCTTGGCCGGTCCGGAACAGGTAAGTCAGTGCTGATCAAGATCATTGCCGGCTTACTGAGACAGGACAGCGGCATGTGCCACGTGCTGGGCCAGGAAGTTTCTGAGCTTAACCAGAAAGAGCTGACGGACATTCGCCTGAAAATCGGTTTTTCATTTCAAAACAGCGCATTGTATGATAGTATGACGGTGCGGGAAAATCTCGAATTTCCTTTGGTAAGGCACGTTAAGGACCTTTCAAGGGCGGAGATCAATGAGCAGGTAGAATATGTTTTGGACGCCGTTGGCTTGCTGCAAACCATTAATCAGGTCCCTTCGGAATTGTCGGGTGGACAGCGGAAGCGGATCGGGATTGCCAGGACGCTCATTCTCAAACCTGAGATTATGTTATATGACGAGCCCACGGCCGGTCTCGACCCGATCACCTGCCTGGAAATCAACCAGCTTATCAACGAGGTGAAAGAAAAATACCACACAAGTTCTATCATCATCACCCATGATTTGACCTGTGCAAGGGAAACAGGCGACCGGATTGCCATGCTACTCGACGGCAAGTTCCTGAAACAAGGGACTTTCGAAGAAGTGTTTGACACCGATGAAGAAAGAATCAAAAGTTTTTACGACTATAATTTTATTCAATAA